The following are encoded in a window of Flavobacterium cupriresistens genomic DNA:
- a CDS encoding TonB-dependent receptor, with protein MHNTTKTLVFFFIVLIPFLPQAQVKKDSLRVLKEVILKSKPYQEVIPVQTLSGKLLENLASHNVADALRYFAGTQIKDYGGLGGLKTVDVRNMGTHHVGVFYDGIQLGNAQNGVTDLGKYSLDDMESLTMYNGQKSEIFQSAKDFAAASTIYLRTKRPVFEGTKKTNLLVRYKTMSINYINPSFRWEQKLSDKVSMSVSSEYIKSNGQYKYRYTRNNQDGSLAYDTTATRMNSDIEALRVESGLYGKINKGSWDAKVYYYDSDRGAPGAIVANKFKDGFRQYDKNFFAQAFLVKEVSEKYKFQARAKYGYDYTHYVARDTTKILGETVTEGAQSDDSYYQQEIYFSAVNMYSITPTWDVSLSTDLQYNRLNATRKGIQTLFSYPQRYTALVSLASSYRLGGLKVLGSLVGTHVQEEVRYNAKAPDKTEVTPALFLGYTPFKGHDFNLRAFAKRIFRMPTFNDLYYTMVGSSTLRPEYMNQYDLGFTYNLPVGKGFFDAFSIQVDGYYTNTKDKIVAAPTGNLFRWMMTNIGQVKGKGVESVLNMGTHFNKLNLVANLTYTYSESRDYTKFAGLEISSYGDQIPYTPWHSGSGILNANYESWNFNYSYIYVGKRFNGNVNNIKVNEVQPWYTHDFSVQKAFAVKNYKIKGTVEVNNAFNQHYEVIYNYPMPGRTFKFIISIAL; from the coding sequence TGATCCCGTTTTTACCTCAAGCTCAGGTAAAAAAGGACAGTTTACGGGTTTTAAAGGAGGTAATCTTAAAATCAAAACCCTATCAGGAGGTAATTCCCGTACAAACGCTTTCAGGGAAATTACTCGAAAACCTGGCCAGTCATAACGTTGCCGACGCACTACGGTATTTTGCAGGAACCCAAATCAAAGACTATGGCGGACTTGGTGGCCTTAAAACGGTTGATGTACGTAATATGGGAACCCATCATGTAGGTGTTTTTTATGACGGAATTCAACTGGGTAATGCACAAAACGGAGTTACAGATTTAGGGAAATATTCCTTAGACGACATGGAATCTTTAACCATGTACAACGGACAAAAAAGCGAAATATTTCAATCTGCCAAAGACTTTGCTGCGGCTTCTACGATTTACTTAAGAACGAAACGACCTGTTTTTGAAGGCACAAAAAAAACGAATCTTTTAGTACGTTACAAAACGATGTCTATCAACTATATCAATCCTTCATTCCGATGGGAACAGAAGTTGAGCGATAAAGTAAGCATGAGTGTAAGTTCGGAATACATCAAGTCTAATGGGCAGTACAAATACAGATACACCAGAAACAATCAGGATGGTTCTTTGGCTTATGATACTACAGCGACCCGAATGAACAGTGATATTGAAGCTTTAAGAGTAGAATCAGGGCTTTACGGGAAAATAAATAAAGGTTCCTGGGATGCCAAGGTGTATTATTACGATTCAGATAGGGGAGCACCGGGAGCTATTGTGGCGAATAAGTTCAAAGACGGTTTCAGGCAATATGATAAGAATTTTTTCGCTCAGGCTTTCTTAGTGAAAGAAGTTAGCGAGAAGTATAAATTTCAGGCCAGAGCAAAATACGGCTACGATTACACACATTATGTTGCTCGAGATACGACCAAAATTTTAGGAGAAACAGTAACCGAAGGCGCCCAATCCGACGATAGTTACTACCAACAGGAAATCTATTTCTCCGCTGTTAATATGTACAGTATAACGCCAACGTGGGATGTGTCATTATCCACAGATTTGCAATACAACCGATTAAATGCAACAAGAAAAGGAATCCAAACCTTATTTTCTTATCCACAACGTTATACGGCCTTAGTTTCTCTTGCCAGTTCGTACCGACTTGGAGGACTTAAAGTCTTGGGAAGTCTTGTAGGCACGCATGTACAAGAAGAGGTCCGCTACAATGCAAAAGCTCCGGATAAAACAGAAGTAACACCTGCGTTGTTTTTGGGTTACACTCCATTTAAAGGACATGATTTTAATCTAAGAGCGTTTGCAAAACGTATTTTCAGAATGCCCACTTTTAATGATTTGTATTACACCATGGTTGGCTCCAGTACTTTGAGACCGGAATATATGAACCAGTACGACCTTGGTTTTACCTACAATTTGCCTGTAGGGAAAGGTTTTTTTGATGCCTTTTCGATTCAGGTTGACGGTTATTATACCAATACCAAAGATAAGATCGTAGCAGCACCAACCGGAAATTTATTCCGCTGGATGATGACCAATATCGGACAAGTTAAAGGAAAAGGAGTCGAATCTGTTCTGAATATGGGAACTCATTTTAACAAACTAAACTTAGTCGCCAATCTGACTTATACCTATTCTGAAAGCAGAGATTATACAAAATTCGCAGGCTTAGAAATTTCATCTTACGGAGACCAAATCCCCTATACGCCTTGGCACAGCGGATCGGGAATACTAAACGCCAACTACGAATCATGGAACTTCAACTACAGTTATATCTATGTAGGGAAACGTTTTAATGGAAACGTAAACAACATAAAGGTTAATGAAGTACAGCCTTGGTACACCCACGATTTTTCGGTACAGAAAGCTTTCGCAGTTAAAAATTATAAAATTAAAGGAACTGTAGAAGTTAACAATGCATTCAATCAACACTATGAGGTGATCTACAATTACCCTATGCCGGGTCGTACGTTTAAATTTATAATAAGTATTGCGCTATGA